A stretch of DNA from Paenibacillus albus:
CTCTGTATTTTTATGTAGGCTTCAATTCGCGCTACAGCCTAGCGATTCGCAGCATATGCTGCCGATTGCGGACATAGGATTGGACGGCGATATCGCGAAACCGATCGTAATCGCCTGCCGCAACCGCATCGTAAATCGATTGATTTAATCTGTTGGCGGAATAGTGCGGCTCGTGAGGCGTAAGCTTGAAATTAATGATGCCGTAGAGCACCAGCTTTCGGTATCCGATATCGATTATTTTCGTAATAACTCCGTTATTCATGATCTTCAGCAAGCATTCGGAGAACTTCACGGAGCTCTCGAGATACCGCGTATAAGCATTATTCTGCTCAGCTTCGAGCTGGCGATCGAGATGTTCCTTCAACTGCTTGAGATCAGGAATGACGACGCCTTCCTTCAATAGATCGATGGCTTGCATTTGGAAGAGATACATGACCTCCATCGTGTCAATGACCTCTTTCATGGAGATCTCTTTGACAAGCACTCCTCTGTTCTTGAGCGTAACGAGCAGCCCATCGTGCTCAAGGCGGGAAATCGCTGCGCGAATCGGCGTACGGCTCATGTTCAGAATCTCGGACAACTCATTCTCAGAAAGAAGAGAGCCAGGCATGAATTCGCCGGTTTGAATTTGGGTACTTATATAGTCGTATGCGGTCTCGATTAGTGTCGAATTAGCCATAATGCCTATCCCTCTCTCCCACTTGCACTATTCTATATTTTATGACAGATAAGGGGCTGTCTGCAAACACATATGGACCAATAGGCACCTGCACTGCAAAAGGACGACATAGAAAAAGAAGCCGTCCCGCAATTCAGGGAAGGCTCCTTATCGTCAAGTATCTGCGTATTAACTTACTCCGTATACATCGCTTTCAGCTTCGCGCGTTCTGCTTTCGTCACGCCAAGACCTTTCTCGATAAAGCCATCGATGGAGCCGTATTTGGCTTTCATCTCGTCGAATGCGCCTTGCAGGAATTCCTTCTGAACGCCCATCAGAGCTGTCAT
This window harbors:
- a CDS encoding GntR family transcriptional regulator, yielding MANSTLIETAYDYISTQIQTGEFMPGSLLSENELSEILNMSRTPIRAAISRLEHDGLLVTLKNRGVLVKEISMKEVIDTMEVMYLFQMQAIDLLKEGVVIPDLKQLKEHLDRQLEAEQNNAYTRYLESSVKFSECLLKIMNNGVITKIIDIGYRKLVLYGIINFKLTPHEPHYSANRLNQSIYDAVAAGDYDRFRDIAVQSYVRNRQHMLRIARL